The following proteins are encoded in a genomic region of Desulfovibrio sp. TomC:
- a CDS encoding SidJ-related pseudokinase yields MTGAGFAAYGLDGDFTAAFLAARRLADLAERDPAAMDPDAVSALETLLTRNDHARQTQARILYRDAAGALVALLAKGPPALAAASRQALTTALATPGKPRMATAEAVGALPLAGLGGPAVAIPEPVAATTSFAALLAAADAVPGAAVRPAGRSLYAPTTRPDTVLVVKRLRNGESPLGLAREAAWMAYLADVAFPVPCHVPIPLSPAGAPLWDIPDTPCPLPGLDPRGRCLAYLAHTDYFAYPNTPPTQGGPDGPAFAATMGRAAFLLGWLAGRGVVHEAAIPLFHNRVQQGRREDGGLYDWRLPGRLDRWLFSALHPNFGRSGLRDFEHFASLGDRPVRLYRQMGDHLLSLFLVAGSYFRMRDPALVGQGPDGAPVDARHLFDEALLARVLADVVARYQEGFVGEAPAHPPFDAPALARRMVEEMGVDRHMTELLRLDDQAAMTDAAFQEFLLSRGMAAAAVAGLRRGEAEVAIATGPHLGAFNNRTSLPELNETTAAAVAACLAARHDRDRAYIEGVSDFKIST; encoded by the coding sequence TTGACCGGAGCCGGATTTGCCGCCTACGGCCTGGATGGCGATTTTACCGCCGCCTTCCTGGCCGCCCGTCGCCTGGCCGACCTGGCCGAGCGCGACCCCGCCGCCATGGACCCGGACGCCGTGTCCGCCCTGGAAACGCTGCTCACCCGAAATGACCATGCCCGCCAGACCCAGGCCCGCATCCTCTACCGCGATGCCGCCGGGGCGCTGGTGGCGCTTTTGGCCAAGGGACCGCCGGCCCTGGCTGCGGCCTCGCGTCAGGCCCTGACCACGGCCCTGGCCACGCCGGGAAAGCCCCGGATGGCCACGGCCGAGGCCGTGGGGGCATTGCCGCTGGCCGGCCTGGGCGGACCGGCCGTGGCCATTCCCGAACCCGTGGCCGCCACAACCTCGTTTGCCGCGCTGCTGGCCGCAGCCGACGCCGTGCCCGGGGCGGCGGTGCGCCCGGCCGGACGCAGCCTGTACGCGCCAACCACCCGACCGGACACCGTGCTGGTGGTCAAGCGCCTGCGCAACGGCGAATCCCCCCTGGGTCTGGCCCGGGAGGCGGCCTGGATGGCCTATCTGGCCGACGTTGCCTTTCCCGTGCCCTGCCATGTGCCAATCCCGCTTTCCCCGGCCGGCGCGCCGCTGTGGGACATCCCCGACACGCCCTGCCCGCTGCCCGGCCTCGATCCCCGGGGGCGCTGTCTGGCCTATCTGGCCCACACCGACTATTTCGCCTATCCCAACACGCCGCCCACCCAGGGCGGCCCGGACGGCCCGGCCTTTGCCGCGACCATGGGCCGGGCGGCCTTTCTCCTGGGCTGGCTGGCCGGGCGGGGGGTGGTGCATGAAGCGGCCATTCCGCTTTTCCACAACCGGGTGCAGCAGGGGCGGCGCGAGGACGGCGGACTCTATGACTGGCGGCTGCCGGGCCGGCTCGACCGCTGGCTTTTTAGCGCCCTGCATCCCAATTTCGGCCGGTCAGGGCTGCGCGATTTCGAACATTTCGCCTCGCTTGGCGACCGGCCGGTCCGGCTCTACCGCCAGATGGGCGACCATCTCCTGAGCCTTTTTCTGGTGGCCGGGAGCTATTTCCGGATGCGCGACCCGGCCCTGGTCGGCCAGGGGCCGGACGGCGCGCCGGTCGATGCCCGCCACCTGTTCGACGAAGCCCTGCTGGCCCGGGTGCTGGCCGATGTCGTGGCCCGCTACCAGGAAGGGTTCGTGGGGGAGGCCCCGGCCCACCCGCCCTTTGACGCGCCCGCCCTGGCCCGGCGCATGGTGGAGGAAATGGGCGTTGACCGCCACATGACGGAGTTGCTGCGGCTGGATGATCAGGCGGCCATGACCGATGCGGCCTTTCAGGAATTTTTGCTGTCCCGGGGCATGGCCGCCGCAGCCGTGGCCGGGCTGCGCCGGGGCGAGGCCGAGGTGGCCATTGCCACCGGGCCGCACCTGGGGGCTTTTAACAACCGCACCAGCCTGCCCGAACTCAATGAAACGACCGCCGCCGCCGTGGCCGCCTGTCTGGCCGCCCGGCACGACCGCGACCGGGCTTATATCGAGGGTGTTTCGGATTTTAAAATTTCGACCTGA
- a CDS encoding ABC transporter substrate-binding protein, which translates to MAGRLHLALQVAVAALLLAVGGIVSAGTTPDAVRLGMTAGFSGPTRAMAVEVYRGAVACFDQHNRQGGPGDRPVELRVADDGYEPGPAIENTVRFLTRDKVLALFSQLGTPTVSRVLPVLRAYADQGARLFFPVSGLEAARMPPYVRYTYNLRASYRQEIESLVAYFTSQGLTRIAICHQADAFGRSGWDGARRALARRGLSLCGEATFVRTAATAEDMLPQARVLAACTPQAILLVGAGPACTAFIRDVRRAGLTATVGVVSFAGGDILLRALADEGVAQGLDLERNLVLSQVTPDWRDDSLPAAREYRQALVDLGDRLPPPGGWGEQTTREGSSVGFEGYLNARLLLAVLGAMPDPGDRTGLDQAAAAIGQVDLGIGRPVSLANQAHQALDVVYLSTAEGTRLMPLRITLATVED; encoded by the coding sequence ATGGCGGGCAGGTTACATCTGGCTTTGCAGGTCGCCGTTGCGGCGCTGCTGCTGGCGGTCGGAGGGATTGTGTCGGCGGGCACGACCCCTGACGCCGTCCGTCTGGGCATGACCGCAGGATTTTCCGGGCCGACCCGGGCCATGGCCGTGGAGGTGTACCGGGGGGCCGTGGCCTGCTTTGACCAGCACAACCGCCAGGGCGGCCCGGGCGATCGGCCCGTGGAGCTGCGGGTGGCCGACGACGGCTACGAACCCGGACCGGCCATTGAAAATACCGTCCGCTTCCTCACCCGCGACAAGGTCCTGGCCCTTTTTTCCCAACTCGGCACCCCAACGGTCAGTCGGGTGCTGCCGGTGCTGCGGGCCTACGCCGACCAGGGCGCACGACTGTTTTTTCCGGTCTCCGGCCTGGAGGCCGCGCGGATGCCGCCCTATGTCCGCTATACCTATAATCTGCGGGCCTCCTACCGCCAGGAAATCGAGTCACTGGTGGCCTACTTCACCAGCCAGGGCCTGACCCGCATCGCCATCTGCCATCAGGCCGACGCCTTTGGCCGCAGCGGCTGGGACGGCGCCCGCCGGGCCTTGGCCCGGCGGGGGCTGTCGCTTTGCGGCGAGGCCACCTTTGTCCGGACCGCCGCCACGGCCGAGGACATGCTGCCCCAGGCCCGGGTCCTGGCCGCCTGCACTCCCCAGGCCATTTTGCTCGTGGGGGCCGGACCGGCCTGTACGGCCTTCATCCGCGACGTCCGCCGGGCCGGCCTGACCGCCACAGTCGGCGTCGTGTCCTTTGCCGGCGGCGATATCCTGCTGCGCGCCCTGGCCGACGAAGGCGTCGCCCAGGGGCTCGACCTGGAACGCAACCTCGTCTTGTCCCAGGTCACCCCGGACTGGCGCGACGACTCCCTGCCGGCGGCCCGGGAGTACCGCCAGGCCCTGGTCGACCTGGGGGACCGCCTCCCGCCGCCGGGCGGCTGGGGGGAGCAGACCACCCGGGAAGGCAGCTCCGTGGGCTTTGAAGGCTACTTAAATGCCCGGCTCCTGCTGGCCGTTCTGGGGGCCATGCCCGATCCCGGGGACCGCACCGGCCTCGATCAGGCGGCCGCCGCCATCGGTCAGGTCGACCTCGGCATCGGCCGGCCGGTCTCCCTCGCCAATCAGGCCCATCAGGCCCTGGACGTGGTCTATCTGTCGACTGCCGAAGGAACCCGGCTTATGCCCCTTCGCATTACCCTGGCGACGGTTGAGGACTAG
- a CDS encoding transaldolase family protein yields MRPDNLKTRIFLDGADPEETRQVMASLGFLDGQTTNPSLLAKNPEAEAHKVAGNKFSSTAIYDFYKTLCQELSALLPKGSISIEVYADAGTTVEEMLTQARTFDTWIPNAHIKLPTTAAGLAAAAVLTGEGRRVNMTLVFSQAQAAAVYAATRGAGPGDVFLSPFIGRLDDRGENGMDLIKNILAMYAPSDGHVQVLTASVRSMEHFMCALALGSDLITAPAKVLLAWAEAGKPLPGKNYVYNAKGLTPIPDEALTLAKSWQDYPIGHPLTDAGLTKFAADWNSLIDMTS; encoded by the coding sequence ATGCGACCCGATAATTTGAAAACCCGTATATTTCTTGATGGGGCCGATCCCGAAGAGACCCGGCAGGTCATGGCTTCCCTGGGCTTTCTTGACGGCCAAACCACCAACCCGAGCCTTTTGGCCAAAAATCCCGAAGCCGAGGCCCACAAGGTTGCTGGCAACAAATTCAGCAGCACGGCTATTTACGATTTTTACAAGACCCTGTGCCAGGAACTTTCGGCCCTGTTGCCCAAAGGGTCCATCTCCATCGAGGTCTACGCCGACGCCGGGACCACGGTGGAGGAGATGCTGACCCAGGCCCGGACGTTTGATACCTGGATTCCAAACGCCCATATCAAACTGCCGACCACTGCCGCCGGCCTGGCCGCTGCGGCCGTGCTTACCGGCGAGGGCCGGCGCGTCAACATGACCCTGGTCTTTAGCCAGGCCCAGGCCGCCGCCGTCTATGCCGCCACCCGGGGAGCCGGGCCGGGCGACGTGTTCCTGTCGCCCTTTATCGGCCGCCTCGACGACCGGGGCGAAAACGGCATGGATCTCATCAAAAACATTCTGGCCATGTACGCCCCAAGCGACGGCCATGTCCAAGTGCTCACCGCCAGCGTGCGTTCCATGGAACATTTCATGTGCGCCCTGGCCCTTGGCAGTGATCTCATCACCGCGCCGGCCAAGGTGCTTCTGGCCTGGGCCGAAGCCGGCAAGCCCCTGCCCGGGAAAAACTACGTCTACAATGCCAAGGGGCTGACCCCCATTCCTGACGAGGCGTTGACGCTGGCCAAGTCCTGGCAGGACTACCCCATCGGCCATCCCCTGACCGATGCCGGTCTGACCAAGTTTGCCGCCGACTGGAATTCGCTCATCGACATGACGTCCTGA
- a CDS encoding response regulator has protein sequence MSKDSILIVEDDEDIVELLAFNLQSAGFATETARDGYEALAKARRTPPAGIILDLMLPGLDGFEVCKELKRDSKTAGAPIIMLTARGEEVDRIVGLELGADDYVVKPFSPRELILRLRAVLKRHAPEPEKRQVLARDGLSVDLAAHRVSLDGEEVALTATEFRLLAELFQSAGRVLTRDRLLNSVWGYEFEGYARTVDTHIRRLRQKLGHFCDMIETVRGVGYRFKE, from the coding sequence ATGTCCAAGGATTCCATCCTGATTGTTGAAGATGACGAAGACATCGTCGAACTGCTCGCCTTTAACCTGCAAAGCGCCGGTTTTGCCACGGAAACGGCAAGAGACGGGTATGAAGCCCTGGCCAAGGCCCGTCGCACGCCGCCGGCCGGCATCATTCTCGACCTCATGCTGCCCGGGCTTGACGGTTTCGAGGTCTGCAAGGAACTCAAGCGCGATTCCAAAACTGCCGGAGCGCCGATCATCATGCTGACGGCCCGGGGCGAGGAAGTGGACCGGATCGTTGGCCTGGAACTCGGGGCCGACGACTACGTGGTCAAACCCTTTTCCCCGCGCGAACTGATCCTGCGCCTGCGGGCGGTGCTCAAACGCCACGCTCCGGAACCGGAAAAACGGCAGGTGCTGGCCCGCGACGGCCTGTCGGTCGATCTGGCCGCCCACCGGGTCAGCCTGGACGGCGAGGAAGTGGCCCTGACCGCCACCGAGTTCCGGCTGTTGGCCGAACTGTTCCAGAGCGCCGGACGGGTGCTCACCCGCGACCGCCTGCTCAATTCCGTCTGGGGCTACGAATTCGAAGGCTACGCCCGCACCGTGGACACGCACATCCGCCGGCTGCGCCAAAAACTCGGCCATTTCTGCGACATGATCGAAACGGTCCGGGGCGTGGGCTACCGGTTCAAGGAGTAG
- a CDS encoding ATP-binding protein has translation MPRIFRKTLLAIVLVFGVSANATALLSAWLLHRHLTDEYVTKGRAIAMAIAAASPDALVGGDAASVQAMIDEFLHIDGVGYVFVVDRLGRVAAHTFIPTMPRSIPVVTVGHEQGLSVDDAVIPDQGDYIQVTAPILAGEVGQVSVGMDKAGIWRVMREAVIRQEILMLAMFAVAVAIFYALIMGIARPLAALAEYAVKIRDHDFTATPPPTGDDEVGVLARAMTSMAGQLSELVSDLKQAVADTTRELKDSLAHIQAIIDNLADGLLVVDAAGRITLHNPALLAMFGLDGADPAGRAVGEVFPETMAALVEASRSGAGRADDEVRLADGGTGKAVATSFTLPGEDRAAVIILVRDISVEKEVDRMKTEFISTVSHELRTPLTSVLGFTKIIRRKFVELVAPALPPENARLVRGAQQIRENLDIIVAEGERLTELVDDVLDIAKMESGRCEWDMETVSLAAVGDHVLRATAPLAERKGLTLTADIPADLPAVLGDRDRLVQVLLNLIGNAVKFTEYGSVNLSARRRGEDILVSVRDTGPGLAAADLEPIFEKFKQAGDTLTEKPKGTGLGLPICRQIVERHGGRIWAESVPGQGSTFLFTLPALAGATIASACPLTPPPPADVPGPGQRILVVDDDDAVRRYLETVLAEAGYAVATARNGIEALRVAAVWQPGCITMDLHMPGMDGSEAIRRLRADPATRDIPIMVVTVASGREREASGADAAMVKPVDQDALLAAVQNLLEGPDEHDVRPCLVYAADGGRRMARRFLMCPGEVTTVAREDQLWQAVEQGFTGTVFVPASLAHDLDLSRLSALPGLCIVIIPD, from the coding sequence GTGCCCCGTATTTTCCGCAAAACCCTGTTGGCAATTGTCCTGGTCTTCGGCGTGTCGGCCAATGCCACGGCCCTGCTCTCGGCCTGGCTGCTCCACCGCCATCTCACCGACGAATACGTCACCAAGGGCCGGGCCATTGCCATGGCCATTGCCGCTGCCAGCCCCGACGCCCTGGTTGGCGGCGACGCGGCCTCGGTCCAGGCCATGATCGACGAATTCCTGCATATCGACGGCGTTGGTTACGTCTTTGTGGTGGACCGGCTCGGCCGGGTGGCCGCCCATACCTTCATCCCCACCATGCCGCGGAGCATCCCGGTGGTGACGGTCGGCCACGAGCAGGGCCTGTCCGTGGACGACGCCGTCATTCCCGACCAGGGGGATTACATCCAGGTGACCGCCCCGATCCTGGCCGGCGAGGTCGGGCAGGTCAGCGTCGGCATGGACAAGGCCGGCATCTGGCGGGTCATGCGCGAGGCGGTGATACGCCAGGAAATCCTCATGCTGGCCATGTTCGCCGTGGCCGTGGCCATTTTCTACGCCCTGATCATGGGCATTGCCCGGCCCCTGGCCGCCCTGGCCGAGTATGCCGTCAAAATCCGCGACCATGACTTCACCGCCACCCCGCCGCCCACCGGCGACGACGAGGTGGGCGTCCTGGCCCGGGCCATGACCTCCATGGCCGGCCAGCTTTCGGAGCTGGTGTCCGACCTCAAGCAGGCCGTGGCCGACACCACCCGCGAACTGAAGGATTCCCTGGCCCACATTCAGGCCATCATCGACAATCTGGCCGACGGCCTGCTCGTGGTTGACGCGGCCGGCCGCATCACCCTGCACAACCCGGCCCTGCTGGCCATGTTCGGCCTCGACGGCGCCGACCCGGCCGGCCGGGCCGTGGGCGAGGTCTTTCCCGAAACCATGGCCGCCCTGGTTGAGGCCTCCCGCAGCGGAGCCGGCCGGGCCGACGACGAGGTCCGGCTGGCGGACGGCGGCACAGGCAAGGCTGTGGCCACCTCGTTCACCCTGCCTGGCGAGGACCGGGCCGCCGTCATCATCCTGGTCCGCGACATTTCCGTGGAAAAAGAAGTGGACCGGATGAAGACCGAATTCATCTCCACCGTCTCCCACGAACTGCGCACGCCGCTGACCTCGGTGCTGGGCTTTACCAAGATCATCCGGCGCAAGTTCGTCGAACTCGTGGCCCCGGCCCTGCCGCCCGAAAATGCCCGACTGGTGCGCGGGGCGCAGCAGATCCGCGAAAACCTCGACATCATCGTGGCCGAGGGCGAACGGCTGACCGAACTCGTCGACGACGTGCTCGACATCGCCAAGATGGAGTCCGGCCGGTGCGAGTGGGATATGGAAACCGTGTCCCTGGCCGCCGTGGGCGACCATGTGCTGCGGGCCACCGCCCCCCTGGCCGAACGCAAGGGCCTGACCCTGACCGCCGACATCCCGGCCGACCTGCCCGCCGTGCTCGGCGACCGCGACCGGCTGGTCCAGGTGTTGCTGAACCTCATCGGCAATGCCGTCAAATTCACCGAATACGGCTCGGTAAACCTGTCGGCCAGACGCAGGGGCGAAGACATCCTGGTGTCGGTCCGCGATACCGGACCGGGCCTCGCTGCGGCCGACCTGGAACCGATTTTTGAAAAATTCAAACAGGCCGGCGACACCCTGACCGAAAAGCCCAAGGGCACCGGCCTTGGCCTGCCCATCTGCCGCCAGATCGTCGAACGTCACGGCGGGCGCATCTGGGCCGAGAGCGTCCCGGGCCAGGGCAGCACCTTCCTGTTCACCCTGCCGGCCCTGGCCGGAGCGACCATCGCCAGCGCCTGCCCCCTCACCCCGCCGCCCCCTGCCGACGTTCCCGGACCAGGACAGCGCATCCTGGTTGTCGACGACGACGATGCGGTGCGCCGCTATCTGGAAACCGTGCTGGCCGAGGCCGGCTACGCCGTGGCCACGGCCCGAAACGGCATCGAGGCCTTGCGCGTCGCCGCCGTCTGGCAGCCCGGCTGCATCACCATGGACCTGCACATGCCCGGCATGGACGGCAGCGAAGCCATCCGGCGACTGCGGGCCGACCCGGCAACCCGCGATATTCCGATCATGGTGGTGACCGTGGCCTCGGGCCGCGAGCGCGAGGCCAGCGGCGCGGATGCGGCCATGGTCAAACCCGTGGACCAGGACGCCCTGCTGGCGGCGGTGCAGAATCTGCTGGAGGGGCCGGACGAGCACGATGTCCGGCCGTGCCTGGTCTATGCCGCCGACGGCGGACGGCGCATGGCCCGACGCTTTCTCATGTGCCCCGGCGAGGTCACGACGGTCGCCCGGGAAGACCAGCTGTGGCAGGCGGTGGAACAAGGATTTACCGGGACGGTGTTCGTGCCGGCCTCCCTGGCCCACGACCTGGACCTCAGCCGCCTAAGCGCCCTCCCCGGCCTGTGCATCGTCATCATTCCGGATTAG
- a CDS encoding response regulator, protein MVSARVMIVEDEVITAMATGAMLKRLGHVVLAAVGSGQDALDAFRRQRPDIVLMDIRLDGDLDGIETAKILRRDSDVPVVFVSAFVDDTTRTRAAEAGSFAFMPKPLDEYELREMLTRLLPAGDH, encoded by the coding sequence ATGGTGTCGGCACGGGTCATGATTGTTGAAGACGAAGTGATTACGGCCATGGCCACCGGGGCCATGCTCAAACGGCTTGGGCATGTGGTTCTGGCTGCCGTGGGTTCGGGCCAGGATGCCCTGGACGCTTTTCGCCGCCAACGCCCCGATATTGTTTTGATGGATATCCGCCTCGACGGTGATCTCGACGGCATTGAGACGGCCAAGATCCTGCGCCGCGACAGCGATGTGCCGGTGGTGTTCGTTTCCGCCTTTGTCGACGACACCACCCGCACCCGGGCCGCCGAGGCCGGGTCCTTCGCCTTTATGCCAAAGCCGCTGGACGAATACGAGTTGCGGGAGATGCTCACCCGCCTGTTGCCGGCAGGGGACCATTGA
- a CDS encoding sensor histidine kinase yields MAGSATLGLRAAGVCVAVTALAFVAAQFVPEAAGRAERLTFQAGVLVLAGAVFWFFTRRLARSLAEVIAVARAIGSGDYRRRLHLSPGGEFAELAEAVNQMARGIEANISTITDQKTQLQAILDGMREAVMVLDAAGRVRSANPALGRIAPAVGSPLGRRPIEVIPSPELQMTCDRLLADEEGPVEGTGAVTLEAQLGPGRFYEVSLVRLGIGGTPAEAGVVMVFHDVSETRKLSRVRRDFAANVTHELRTPLTSIKGYAETVLAAAPELAPEKRRFLDVILKNANHMSKMVDDILNLARLEDGQDVSPDARAEAGAALADAIRECEPQAQARRLVLDRQLPEGGLAVACDSGQLSQVWRNLLENAIRFSPEGSRIVMTAAVDPGRGLATLAVLDQGPGIPPEERQRVFERFYRVERHRSKTPGSTGLGLAIVKHIVERHGGRVWVERGRGEMSGAAFYFSLPLARPANPAVPGPETATEVRSGPPAQSS; encoded by the coding sequence GTGGCCGGTTCCGCCACTTTGGGGCTTCGGGCTGCCGGCGTCTGCGTGGCGGTGACCGCCCTGGCCTTTGTTGCTGCGCAGTTCGTGCCCGAGGCTGCCGGCCGCGCCGAGCGCCTGACCTTCCAGGCCGGGGTCCTGGTCCTGGCCGGAGCCGTGTTCTGGTTCTTTACCCGCCGTCTGGCCCGCTCCCTGGCCGAGGTCATTGCCGTGGCCCGGGCCATCGGCAGCGGCGACTATCGCCGGCGGCTGCATCTCTCCCCGGGCGGCGAGTTTGCCGAACTGGCCGAGGCCGTCAATCAGATGGCCCGGGGCATCGAAGCCAACATTTCCACCATCACCGACCAGAAAACCCAGCTGCAGGCCATCCTGGACGGGATGCGCGAGGCGGTCATGGTGCTCGACGCGGCCGGCCGGGTGCGTTCGGCCAATCCGGCCCTGGGGCGCATCGCCCCCGCGGTCGGTTCGCCGCTCGGCCGGCGTCCAATCGAGGTGATCCCCAGCCCGGAACTGCAGATGACCTGCGACCGGCTGCTGGCCGACGAGGAGGGGCCGGTCGAGGGGACCGGGGCCGTGACGCTCGAAGCCCAGCTCGGACCGGGGCGGTTTTACGAGGTGTCGCTGGTGCGTCTGGGCATCGGCGGGACGCCGGCCGAGGCCGGGGTGGTCATGGTGTTTCACGACGTCTCGGAAACCCGCAAACTCTCCCGGGTGCGCCGGGATTTTGCCGCCAACGTCACCCACGAGTTGCGCACGCCCCTGACCTCGATCAAGGGCTATGCCGAGACGGTGCTCGCCGCCGCGCCGGAACTGGCCCCGGAAAAGCGCCGATTCCTGGACGTGATTCTCAAAAACGCCAATCACATGTCCAAGATGGTGGATGACATTTTAAACCTGGCCCGGCTGGAAGACGGCCAGGACGTCTCGCCCGACGCCCGGGCCGAGGCCGGGGCCGCCCTGGCCGACGCCATCCGGGAATGCGAACCCCAGGCCCAGGCCCGCCGGCTGGTCCTTGACCGCCAGCTCCCCGAAGGCGGCCTGGCGGTTGCCTGCGACAGCGGTCAGTTGAGCCAAGTCTGGCGCAATCTGCTGGAAAACGCTATCCGGTTCAGTCCCGAGGGCTCGCGCATCGTCATGACCGCCGCGGTCGATCCCGGCCGGGGGCTGGCCACCTTGGCCGTACTCGACCAGGGGCCGGGCATTCCCCCGGAGGAGCGCCAGCGCGTCTTTGAACGGTTTTACCGGGTGGAGCGCCACCGTTCCAAAACACCCGGCAGCACCGGGCTTGGTCTGGCCATTGTCAAACATATCGTGGAGCGCCACGGCGGCCGGGTCTGGGTCGAGCGCGGCCGGGGCGAAATGAGCGGCGCGGCCTTCTATTTTTCCCTGCCCCTGGCCCGGCCGGCCAACCCGGCCGTCCCTGGGCCTGAGACAGCAACCGAGGTCCGTTCCGGACCGCCTGCGCAATCGTCATGA
- a CDS encoding HNH endonuclease — MNKKLLKVQLFAHGVQAYRNYSGSNGEYYCCPVCGDFFSEIDLENSRLTLEHVPPSSQGGKGIALTCSSCNNNAGHSIDAEVANREDVLKASALITRQGKFDGDVALNFGEENHKPLNFRLVVEEQKVRFYLKQKSNHPNARGVVESFFKEHNKKPCGNTSSIKFSTRRRYRSRFANIGYLKSAFLVCFAAFGYTYAFDKNLEIIRRQIICPNEKILEGYIIRSEVDFFEKRTLLFLENPTNAFAVLLNDTAVVLPLPSFVDNVDIYDFLVSTYATTSKIDFSGVRLEWPTSLSLRWDFERRP, encoded by the coding sequence ATGAATAAAAAACTACTAAAAGTGCAGTTATTTGCACATGGGGTGCAAGCTTATCGGAATTATAGTGGGAGCAACGGTGAATATTACTGTTGCCCTGTCTGTGGTGATTTTTTTTCAGAAATTGATTTGGAAAATAGCCGGTTAACATTAGAGCATGTGCCACCATCGTCGCAGGGAGGGAAAGGTATCGCTCTTACATGCTCTTCGTGTAATAATAACGCAGGACATAGTATTGATGCAGAAGTGGCAAATCGTGAAGATGTTTTGAAAGCTTCTGCGCTAATAACTCGACAGGGCAAGTTTGATGGTGATGTTGCGTTGAATTTTGGAGAAGAAAATCATAAGCCACTTAATTTTCGTCTTGTCGTAGAAGAACAGAAAGTGCGGTTTTATCTCAAGCAAAAGAGCAATCACCCAAATGCCAGAGGTGTAGTCGAAAGTTTTTTTAAGGAACACAATAAAAAGCCATGTGGTAATACTTCGTCGATAAAATTTTCTACAAGGCGTAGGTATAGATCAAGATTTGCAAACATAGGGTATCTCAAATCAGCATTTCTTGTTTGTTTTGCAGCTTTTGGATATACATACGCTTTTGATAAAAATCTCGAAATAATCCGGAGGCAAATTATTTGCCCTAATGAAAAAATTTTGGAAGGCTACATCATTCGGTCCGAAGTTGATTTTTTTGAGAAAAGAACTTTATTGTTTTTAGAAAATCCAACAAATGCTTTTGCGGTTTTACTTAATGATACCGCCGTCGTTTTGCCATTACCATCATTTGTCGACAATGTTGATATTTATGATTTTCTAGTGTCTACTTATGCGACAACATCAAAGATTGATTTCTCTGGAGTAAGATTAGAATGGCCAACATCGTTATCGCTCAGATGGGACTTTGAAAGAAGACCGTAA
- the pstB gene encoding phosphate ABC transporter ATP-binding protein PstB encodes MSDTVKMVASNLNFYYGRFKALQDINLTIFQNQVTALIGPSGCGKSTFLRCLNRMNDLIPGTRVEGQLLLDSQDIYAPSLDVVELRRRVGMVFQKPNPFPKTIFENVAYGLRVGGARDNTFISQQVEKSLKGAALFDEVKDRLHDSALGLSGGQQQRLCIARALAIEPDVLLMDEPASALDPIATQKIEELVHELKKRFTIIIVTHSMQQAARVSDRTAFFYMGRLIEEDATETIFTRPAQKQTEDYITGRFG; translated from the coding sequence ATGTCCGATACCGTGAAAATGGTCGCCAGCAATCTGAATTTCTATTACGGCCGCTTCAAGGCGTTGCAAGACATCAACCTGACCATCTTCCAGAATCAGGTAACGGCCCTGATCGGTCCTTCGGGCTGCGGCAAATCCACTTTTTTGCGCTGCCTCAACCGCATGAACGACCTCATTCCCGGCACCCGGGTCGAGGGACAGCTGTTGCTTGACAGCCAGGACATCTACGCCCCAAGCCTGGATGTGGTGGAGCTGCGCCGCCGGGTGGGCATGGTCTTTCAGAAGCCCAACCCGTTTCCCAAAACCATTTTCGAGAACGTGGCTTATGGCCTGCGGGTGGGCGGCGCGCGCGACAACACCTTTATTTCCCAACAGGTGGAAAAAAGTCTCAAGGGCGCAGCCCTGTTTGACGAGGTCAAAGACCGCCTTCACGACTCGGCTCTCGGCCTGTCCGGCGGCCAACAGCAGCGGCTGTGCATCGCCCGGGCTTTGGCCATCGAACCCGATGTCCTGCTCATGGACGAACCGGCCTCGGCCCTTGACCCCATCGCCACCCAGAAGATCGAGGAACTCGTCCACGAGCTGAAAAAACGCTTCACCATCATCATCGTCACCCACTCCATGCAGCAGGCTGCCCGCGTTTCCGACCGCACCGCCTTTTTCTACATGGGCCGCCTTATTGAAGAGGACGCCACGGAAACCATCTTCACCCGTCCGGCCCAGAAACAGACCGAGGACTACATCACCGGCCGTTTCGGCTGA